In the Aeromicrobium fastidiosum genome, GTCGTGACGTGGTCGAACAGCGTCGGCCCCACGAAGAAGCCCTCGCCGTCGGCGTCGACCGACGGGTCGCGGCCGTCGACGACCAGCGTCGCACCCTCGGCCTCGCCGGCGTCGACGAAGCCCGCCACCCGGTCGCGTGCGGCGGCCGTCACGAGCGGGCCCATGTCGCATCCCCGGGTGCCGTCGCCGGTGCGCAGCGCCTCGGCGCGCTGCTTGATCTTGGCCACGAGCTCGTCGGCGATGTCGCCGACCGCGACGCACGCCGAGATCGCCATGCAGCGCTCGCCCGCCGAGCCGAAGCCCGCGTTGATGGCCTGGTCGGCGGCGAGGTCGAGATCGGCGTCGGGCAGCACGATCATGTGGTTCTTGGCACCGCCGAGGGCCTGGACGCGCTTGCCGTGCGCCGTGCCGGTCTCGTAGACGTACTTGGCGATGGGGGTCGAGCCGACGAACGAGACGCTCTTGACGTCGGGGTGCGTCAGCAGCCCGTCGACCGCGACCTTGTCGCCGTGCAGCACGTTGAAGACGCCGTCGGGCAGGCCCGCGTCCTTCCACAGCTGCGCGATCCAGTTGGCCGCGGTCGGCACCTTCTCCGACGGCTTGAGCACGACGGTGTTGCCGGCCGCGATCGCGATCGGGAAGAACCACATGGGCACCATCGCCGGGAAGTTGAACGGGCTGATGATCGCGACCGGCCCCAGCGGCTGCCGCACGGAGTGGACGTCGACCCCGGTGGAGGCGTTCTCGGTGAAGCCGCCCTTGAGCAGGTGCGGGATGCCGCACGCGAACTCCACGACCTCCTGGCCGCGGGCGACCTCGCCGGCGGCGTCGGACAGCACCTTGCCGTGCTCGGAGGTGATGATCGCGGCGAGCTCGGGGGCCCGCTGGTTGAGCAGCTCGCGGAATCGGAACAGCACCTGCGTGCGCTTGGCCAGCGACGTGTCGCGCCAGCCGGGGAAGGCGGCCTTCGCCGCAGCCACGGCCGCGTCGACGTCGTCCGCCGAAGCCAGTGCCACGGTCGAGGCGACTTGGCCCGTCGCGGGGTTCGTCACCTCGCCGGTGCGGTCGCTCGTGCCGGCGTGCGTGGTGCCGGCGATCCAGTGCTGCGTGTGGGTGCTCAAAGCGTCTCCTCGAAGTGTCACCCTCCCATCGTCGGGCATCCGACCGCGTCCCGGAACGCGCACAGTGTCACTGCGTCGGCGTTGAGCCGTACACAGTGTCAACCCATCACCTAGCCTTGTCCCGTGACCCCCACCCTGCGCTCGATGCTGACGATGAAGGTCCTCGCCGACGGGCTTCCCGATGTCGTGGTGGGGGGTGCCGGCCTCGACCGTCCCGTGCGCTGGGTGCACGTCACCGAGATGCGCGACCTGCTCGACCTGCTCGACGGGCAGGAGGTCGTGCTGACGACGGGCCTGCCGCTCGCCGGGCCCGACGCCGACCCGTCCGGCTTCGTGCGCCAGCTCGCGGCAGCCGACGCGTGCGGCCTGGTCGTCGAGCTGGGTGCCCGGCTGCCCGAGCTGCCGCCCGAGGTCGTCGCGGAGGCTCGCACGCACGGACTGCCGCTCGTCGCGCTGCGCGGACCCGTCAAGTTCGTCGAGGTCACCGAGGCGGTGCACCGGGCGATCGTCGGCGAGCAGTACCGCGGCCTGGCCTTCGCCCAGCAGACCCACGAGGTGTTCACCGAGCTGAGTCTCGACAGCGCCGACGCCGCCACGATCGTGACCCGGGCCGCCGCGCTCGTCGACGAGACGATCGTCCTCGAGGACGCCGGGCGGCACGTCGTCGCCCTGGCCGCCGCCGACCGCTCGCCGCGCGACGTGCTCGACCGGTGGGAGGAGCGGTCGCGCGCCGCCCCGGTGCTTGCCGAAGCAGGGACGACAGGGGCCGAGGGCTGGTTGACGTGCCCCGTCGGTCTGCGCGGATCGGCGTGGGGACGCCTCGTCGCGCCGCAGGCGGTCGCCGACCCGGTCGAGACCTCGGTCGTCCTGCAGCGCGCGGCGCAGGCGTTGCAGCTGTCGCGGCTCGTCGAGCGCGACGTCGCGGGCCTGCAGTTCCAGGCCCGGGAGTCGCTGCTGCTCGACCTCATGGAGGCCCGCGTGGTCGACGAGGTCGACGCCGTCGCCCGCGCCCGGGCCCTCGGCGTGCCGGCGCGGTCGCAGTACCTGCCGGTCGTGGCGCACTTCGGCGCCACCGCGGTGACCGACCAGATCGTCCGGCAGCGGCGCGCACGCGCACAGCTCGAGGCCGCCGGCGGGGCGGTCCGTGCGGCCGGTCTCGACGCGATCGCCGGCGGTGTCGCAGACGGCCACGTCGGGCTCGTGCTGGCCCTGAGGCCGGGGGCCCGAGACGACGCCGCGCTCACGGCCCTGTCGTCGGCGTTCAGCTCACGACAGGGCACGCGCGATCCCGTCACGCTCGGCATCGGCCTGACCTCGACGTCACTCCTGGGGGCCACGGCCCAGCTGCGCACCACGATGCACATCGCCTCGGCGGGGCGCGCGCTGCCCGGGCCGCCGCGACCCTGGTACCGGTCGGGCGACGTCCGCATCCGCGGTCTCGTGGCCGAGCTGCAGTCGGACGACCGGGTCGTCGCGTTCGCGGAGTCCGAGCTGGGCCCGCTGCTCGCCCACGACGCCGGCACCCGCGACGACCTCCTGCGGCTGCTGCGCTCGTACCTGCGGCTCGGGGGCAACAAGGCCGCAGTCGCCGCCGACGCCCACCTGAGCCGCCAGGCCCTCTACGGACGCCTCCGTCGCCTCGAGACGATCCTCGGCGTCGACCTCGACGACGCCGAGTCGACCCTGTCGCTCGGCGTCGCGGTGCTGGTGCACGACCTGCGGGCGGCCGCGCCGCGCCGGGTCTGAGCATGGCCCGGCGCGGTCAGCGTCCCGACAGCCGGTCCCCGAGGCGGGCCAGGCGACTGACCGACGGACCTCCCTCGTCCTCGTGCCGGTCCGCCGCGCGGTAGAGGCCGTACATCGCCTTGACGCCCAGCCAGCGCAGCGGCTCCGGCTCCCAGCGACGCACCCGGTGGTCGACCCACGGCAGCGCCGTCAGGTCGGTCGACTCACGCAGGACGAGGTCGCGCAGCGTCCGACCCGCGAGGTTCGTCGCGGTCACGCCGTGGCCCACATAGCCCCCGGCCCAGCCGAGACCCGTGCGGCGCTCGACGCCGACGCTGGCGCACCAGTCGCGCGGCACCGCCAGCACGCCGCACCACGCCCGGGCGACCGGAACGTGCCGCGCCTGCGGGAACGCGGAGTCGAGGATGCCGCGCAGCGACTCGATCGTCCACGCCTGCGTCTCGCCGTTGGTGTCGGTGTGCGAGGCGAAGCGGTAGGGGACGCCGCGTCCGCCGATCGCGATGCGGTCGTCGGCGGTGCGCTGCGCGTAGAAGTAGGCGCTGGCGGCGTCGCCGAGCAGCTCACGCCCCTCCCAGCCGATCTCGGACCACACGTGCTCGGGCAGCGGATCGGTCACGATCATCGCGGAGTTCATGGGCAGCCAGTGCCGGCGCAGCCCGTGGATGCGGGCGGTGTATCCCTCGGTGCAGCGCAGCACGTGAGGCGCGCGGACGCGGGCGTGCTGCGTCGTCACGAGTCCCGGCTCGATGCGCAGGGCCCGCGTGCTCTCGTGCACCTCGACGCCCATCGCCCGGACGACCGAGAGCAGGCCTCGCGTCAGCCTCGCGGGCTGCACCCTGGCGCAGTCGGGGTCGAAGGAGCCGCCGATGGCACCGGCGACCGCGATCCGACGGCTCGTCTCGTCGCCACTGAGCTCGACCGCACGGTTTCCCGGAAGGGCGTCGGCCAGACCCGCCCGCACCCTCAGCAGCTGCGCGGGTGACCGTGCGACCGACAGCACGCCCGACTTGACGATGTCGGCGTCGATGCCCTCAGCGGCCGCGACGCGGATGACCTCGTCGACCGACGACCGCAGCTCGTCCTCGAGGGCCTGCACGCCCTCCGTGCCCCGCGGGCCACGTGCATACGCCGACGCGCTGCCCATCAGCGCCGACGACAGCCACCCGCCGTTGCGTCCCGAGGCACCGAACCCGGCGAACTCGGCCTCGAGCACCGCGATGCGGATCGTGGGGTCGGCCTGCTTGAGGTAGTACGCGGTCCACAGCCCCGTCAGGCCGCCGCCGACGATGCACGCGTCGACGTCGAGGTCACGCGCCAGCGGCGCCCCCGGCACCGGGAGGCCGATCTCGGAGTACCAGTGCGAGACGCCGCCGTTCATCGTCCCGTCCGTGCGTGTCGGCTCGTACATCCGTGGTCTCCGTCTCCTGCGCGTCGGCTCGCCTCATCGCGATGCGCGGCACCAGCAGATCACACCGGCCGGTCTCTCCTAGGCTCGTGCCATGACCAGCCCGACCTCGACCCTGCGTCACGCCGTCGCCACCGACACCGTCGTCGTGCTCGACGGCGGGCTCTCGACCGTCCTGGCCGAGGCGGGGTGCGATCTGTCGTCGGATCTCTGGACCGCGGCGCTCCTGCGGGACTCGCCCGACCAGGTCGTCGCCGCGCACGGGCGCTACCTCGCCGCAGGTGCGCAGGTGTCGACGACCGCGAGCTACCAGGCCAGCCGCGACGGCTTCGGGTCGACGGGGATGTCGCCCGACACCGCGGACCGCCTGATCGGCGACAGCGTCCGGCTGGCCCGGCGGGCCCGGGACTCCGCGATGGGTGCCGAGCCGTCGTGGGTCGCCGCCTCGGTCGGTCCGTACGGCGCTGCCCTGGCCGACGGCTCGGAGTACCGGGGCGACTACGGGGTGACGGCACGGACGCTTCACGACTTCCACGCCCGGCGGCTCGAGGTGTTGGCCGCTGCCGCCCCCGACGTCCTCGCGGTCGAGACGATCCCCGACGTCCGCGAGGCGGAGGTGCTGGTGCCCCTGCTCGACGACCTCGGCATCGACGCGTGGTTCTCGTACGCCGTCGCCGACGGACGCACGCGCGCGGGGCAGCCGCTCGACGAGGCCTTCGCCGTCGTCGCCGGCAGCACGTCGGTCATCGCCGCAGGGGTCAACTGCTGCGCGCCCGACGAGGTGCTGGGCGCACTGCACGCCGCCCGGGCCGCAGGGGTCACCGCCGGGGTGGCCTACCCCAACCAAGGTCGGGTGTGGGACGCCGACCAGCACGTCTGGACCGGACGCGCGACGTTCGACCTCGACCTCGTGCCGTCGTGGATCGAGGCGGGTGCGCGGCTGGTCGGCGGCTGCTGCGAGGTCGGACCCGACCACATCGCAGCCCTCGCCGCCTCCCTCCCTCGCTAGCCCCCGAGGACCCGCGAGTGGTGCTGTCTGGACGTTCCGAGACGGCGTGTCGGTCCACGACGCAGCACTCGAGACCGTGAATGCACCACTCGGGCGCGTGGACCCTCGACCTCGCGAGCCCAGCCGGCTGTCGGCACCATGGACTCATGCGTGCCGTCGTCGTCCCGTCCATCGCTGCCGAACCCGAGGTCCGCGAGGTCGACGCGCCCGTCGCACCTGACGGCGGAGTCGTCGTCGAGGTCAGGGCGACCGGGATGTGCCGCAGTGACTGGCACGGCTGGGCCGGCCACGACGACATCGCCTTCCCGCACGTCCCCGGGCACGAGCTGGCCGGGGTCGTCGTCGAGGTCGGCGCCGGAGTCACCCTCTGGGGCGTCGGCGACCGCGTCACGGTCCCGTTCGTCTGCGGATGCGGGACGTGCGAGTGGTGCCTGGCCGGCGACGCCCAGGTGTGCCGCCACCAGCGGCAGCCGGGCTTCACCGACTGGGGCTCGTTTGCCGAGCGCGTCGCGCTGTTCGAGGCCGACGTCAACCTCGTCGCGATCCCGGACGCCGTCGACTTCGCGACCGCCGCGAGCCTCGGCTGCAGGTTCGCGACGGCCTACCGGGCGCTGACGAGCCGCGCGCACGTCGCCGACGGCGAGTGGGTCACGATCGTCGGGGCCGGAGGCGTCGGGCTCAGCACGGTCATGATCGCCCAGGCGCTCGGTGCCCACGTCGTGGTCGTCGACCGCAACCCCGAGGCGCTCGCCGCAGCGTCGGCCCTGGGTGCCGACCACGCCCTGCTGGCCGACGACGCCGACCTGGCCACGGCCATCCACGAGCTCACGGACGGCGGGAGCCACGTGTCGGTCGACGCCGTGGGCAGCGAGCAGACCTGCTCCGTCGCCGTCCACAGCCTTCGTCGTCGCGGTCGCCACGTCCAGATCGGGCTGCTCCAGCCGATCGACGGCCATCCGCGCGTCCCGATGGACCGGGTCATCGGCTGGGAGCTCGACCTGCTCGGCTCGCACGGGATGGCCGCCGTCGACTACCCCGGGATGCTCGACCTCATCGTGCGGGGAACGCTCCGACCCCAGGATCTGATCGAGCGCACGATCGGCCTCGAGGAGGCCGCCGATCTGCTCCCCCGGTTCGACCGGGCCACCGTCGCCGGCATGACAATGATCGACCCGTCGCGCTGAGGAACGTCGCTGCTCAAGACGTCACACGGAGCCCCCGACAGGAGTCGAACCCGCGACATCCTCATTACAAGTGAGGCGCTCTACCAACTGAGCTACAGGGGCGTACGGGCCAGGCCCGAGGCTCCATCGTAAGGGTCTGGGCACGAAGGTGTCCGCGGACCCGCCCCCATACCGAGATGTCGGCACTTCTGGTGGGTTTCGAGCACGCAACAGGTCGACAAGTGCCGACATCTCGGGTGCCTAGGTCGTCGAGTCGCGGCAGCGCTGCAGGTAGGCACCGTCGACCTGCTCGTCGGTGTCGAGGGCCGGCATCCGCACGGACGGCTGGCCGCCGATGTCGGCGAACGTCGCGAGGTCGGCGGCCGCGTCCGCGGCGTCGTTGTCGGGGACGAGGTCGTCGTCGAGGGCCAGGGCGCAGTCACCGGCCCCGAACTCCTGCCAGCCACCGCTGACCCCAAAGTCGTCGGTCGTGCCGGGATACGCACTCAGGCCGTGCACCCGGAGCACGCCGACGACCTGGGTGGGTCCGTCGTCGCCGAGTCGCACCTCGTACGCGGCCCGGGTCTGCAGCTCGAGCAGGACGTACTCCTGACCCGAGTCGTCGTCCTGCGTCGAGACCTTCCACGCCGTCGTGACGCGCGGCTCGCCCACGACCGTGACGTCGTCGCCGAACACGTTGGCGACCGCCAGCTCGGGCGAGACGGCATCGGCCGTCTGCTGGCGCAGCGCCGCCGCGGGCTTGGCGGGGAGCGTCGCGGTGACGGTGTCGACCGGTGCGTCGCCCTGCCAGACGTCGGGGTCGGTCGTCGTGGCGGTGGCCCACGCCTCCAGGACGTCCGACATCCGGCCGAGCAGGGCGTCGTCGAAGCCCTCGGGTGCGGACGGCGGCGCAGTCACCTCGAGCGCCGATCCTGCACGCGGCCAGTCGATGCCGAGCGAGGTCAGGCTGATCGCCGGCACGTCCGACGTCGCGGACGTCCGTGGCGTGGGTACCGGTGCGTCGTCGCCGGTCGTCGACGTGCATCCGGCGGCGACGACCGCCACCGCGACGAGACCTCCGAGCCACCTGCGCATCGGTCCAGTATCGACGACCTCGACGTGGAACCCTGCTGCGACATACTGACCAGATGCACGCACTCTTCGACCGGCTGCTCGATGCGACGAGCCGGATCGAGACGCCCTTCGCGCTGGTCGACGCGCCGGCCCTGCAGGCCAACGCCGACGACCTCGTGCGCCGAGCCGCGGGGGTCCCCATCCGCGTCGCCAGCAAGTCGGTGCGCGTCCGGTCGATCATCGAGCAGACCCTGAGTCTCGACGGCTTCGCCGGCGTCATGTCGTACTCGCTGGCCGAGTCGAACTGGCTCGTCGACCACGGCCTCGACGACGTCCTGCTGGCCTACCCGACGGCCAGCCGCCAGGGCCTGCTCGACCTCGTCGCCGACGACCGTCGCCGGGCCGCGATCACGCTCATGGTCGACAGCACCGAGTCGCTCGACCACATCGACGCGCTGATCGGTCGCGACCACCCACCGATCCGGGTCTGCATCGACGTCGACGCGTCCCTCAAGCTCGGTCCGATCCACCTGGGCGTGCGCCGCTCCCCCGTGCACACCGCCCGCCAGGCGCGCAGGCTGGCCGCCGCGATCGAGCAGCGCGCCGGGTTCGACCTCGTCGGGCTGATGTTCTACGACGCCCAGATCGCCGGCCTGCCCGACACGTCGCGCGCCGTGCGCCTGATCAAGCAGCGGTCGGCCGCCGAGCTGCTCGAGCGTCGCGGCGAGGTCGTCCGCGCGGTCGGCGAGCACGCGCGCCTCGAGATCGTCAACGCCGGCGGCACGGGCAGCCTCGAGGTCACTGGCCAGGACCCGTCCATCACCGAGCTCACCGCCGGATCAGGCCTCTTCTCCCCCGTCCTGTTCGACGGCTACGACGCCTTCGAGTCGCGCCCGGCCGCCTACTTCGTGCTGTCGGTCGTCCGCAAGCCCGCCAAGAACATCGCGACGCTGTTCGCGGGCGGCTACATCGCGTCCGGACCGACCAACAAGAACCGGCAGCCGCTGCCGACCTGGCCCGAGGGCCTGACGG is a window encoding:
- a CDS encoding CoA-acylating methylmalonate-semialdehyde dehydrogenase, yielding MPDDGRVTLRGDALSTHTQHWIAGTTHAGTSDRTGEVTNPATGQVASTVALASADDVDAAVAAAKAAFPGWRDTSLAKRTQVLFRFRELLNQRAPELAAIITSEHGKVLSDAAGEVARGQEVVEFACGIPHLLKGGFTENASTGVDVHSVRQPLGPVAIISPFNFPAMVPMWFFPIAIAAGNTVVLKPSEKVPTAANWIAQLWKDAGLPDGVFNVLHGDKVAVDGLLTHPDVKSVSFVGSTPIAKYVYETGTAHGKRVQALGGAKNHMIVLPDADLDLAADQAINAGFGSAGERCMAISACVAVGDIADELVAKIKQRAEALRTGDGTRGCDMGPLVTAAARDRVAGFVDAGEAEGATLVVDGRDPSVDADGEGFFVGPTLFDHVTTGMSIYTEEIFGPVLAVLRVDSYDEALEIINSNPYGNGTAIFTNDGGAARRFQNEVEVGMIGINVPVPVPMAYYSFGGWKNSLFGDSHAHGTEGVHFFTRGKVVTSRWLDPSHGGINLGFPQNA
- a CDS encoding PucR family transcriptional regulator, which translates into the protein MTPTLRSMLTMKVLADGLPDVVVGGAGLDRPVRWVHVTEMRDLLDLLDGQEVVLTTGLPLAGPDADPSGFVRQLAAADACGLVVELGARLPELPPEVVAEARTHGLPLVALRGPVKFVEVTEAVHRAIVGEQYRGLAFAQQTHEVFTELSLDSADAATIVTRAAALVDETIVLEDAGRHVVALAAADRSPRDVLDRWEERSRAAPVLAEAGTTGAEGWLTCPVGLRGSAWGRLVAPQAVADPVETSVVLQRAAQALQLSRLVERDVAGLQFQARESLLLDLMEARVVDEVDAVARARALGVPARSQYLPVVAHFGATAVTDQIVRQRRARAQLEAAGGAVRAAGLDAIAGGVADGHVGLVLALRPGARDDAALTALSSAFSSRQGTRDPVTLGIGLTSTSLLGATAQLRTTMHIASAGRALPGPPRPWYRSGDVRIRGLVAELQSDDRVVAFAESELGPLLAHDAGTRDDLLRLLRSYLRLGGNKAAVAADAHLSRQALYGRLRRLETILGVDLDDAESTLSLGVAVLVHDLRAAAPRRV
- a CDS encoding NAD(P)/FAD-dependent oxidoreductase; protein product: MYEPTRTDGTMNGGVSHWYSEIGLPVPGAPLARDLDVDACIVGGGLTGLWTAYYLKQADPTIRIAVLEAEFAGFGASGRNGGWLSSALMGSASAYARGPRGTEGVQALEDELRSSVDEVIRVAAAEGIDADIVKSGVLSVARSPAQLLRVRAGLADALPGNRAVELSGDETSRRIAVAGAIGGSFDPDCARVQPARLTRGLLSVVRAMGVEVHESTRALRIEPGLVTTQHARVRAPHVLRCTEGYTARIHGLRRHWLPMNSAMIVTDPLPEHVWSEIGWEGRELLGDAASAYFYAQRTADDRIAIGGRGVPYRFASHTDTNGETQAWTIESLRGILDSAFPQARHVPVARAWCGVLAVPRDWCASVGVERRTGLGWAGGYVGHGVTATNLAGRTLRDLVLRESTDLTALPWVDHRVRRWEPEPLRWLGVKAMYGLYRAADRHEDEGGPSVSRLARLGDRLSGR
- the mmuM gene encoding homocysteine S-methyltransferase; the protein is MTSPTSTLRHAVATDTVVVLDGGLSTVLAEAGCDLSSDLWTAALLRDSPDQVVAAHGRYLAAGAQVSTTASYQASRDGFGSTGMSPDTADRLIGDSVRLARRARDSAMGAEPSWVAASVGPYGAALADGSEYRGDYGVTARTLHDFHARRLEVLAAAAPDVLAVETIPDVREAEVLVPLLDDLGIDAWFSYAVADGRTRAGQPLDEAFAVVAGSTSVIAAGVNCCAPDEVLGALHAARAAGVTAGVAYPNQGRVWDADQHVWTGRATFDLDLVPSWIEAGARLVGGCCEVGPDHIAALAASLPR
- a CDS encoding zinc-binding dehydrogenase; translation: MRAVVVPSIAAEPEVREVDAPVAPDGGVVVEVRATGMCRSDWHGWAGHDDIAFPHVPGHELAGVVVEVGAGVTLWGVGDRVTVPFVCGCGTCEWCLAGDAQVCRHQRQPGFTDWGSFAERVALFEADVNLVAIPDAVDFATAASLGCRFATAYRALTSRAHVADGEWVTIVGAGGVGLSTVMIAQALGAHVVVVDRNPEALAAASALGADHALLADDADLATAIHELTDGGSHVSVDAVGSEQTCSVAVHSLRRRGRHVQIGLLQPIDGHPRVPMDRVIGWELDLLGSHGMAAVDYPGMLDLIVRGTLRPQDLIERTIGLEEAADLLPRFDRATVAGMTMIDPSR
- a CDS encoding alanine racemase, translated to MHALFDRLLDATSRIETPFALVDAPALQANADDLVRRAAGVPIRVASKSVRVRSIIEQTLSLDGFAGVMSYSLAESNWLVDHGLDDVLLAYPTASRQGLLDLVADDRRRAAITLMVDSTESLDHIDALIGRDHPPIRVCIDVDASLKLGPIHLGVRRSPVHTARQARRLAAAIEQRAGFDLVGLMFYDAQIAGLPDTSRAVRLIKQRSAAELLERRGEVVRAVGEHARLEIVNAGGTGSLEVTGQDPSITELTAGSGLFSPVLFDGYDAFESRPAAYFVLSVVRKPAKNIATLFAGGYIASGPTNKNRQPLPTWPEGLTAIGTEGAGEVQSPVKGRAAKSLAIGDRVVMRYAKAGEMCERFDAVAVVGADGAVEVVPTYRGEGKNFG